Genomic window (Nitrososphaerales archaeon):
CGAGAGCTAGAGCCATATCTGTCTCTAAATCGACTTCTGGATGGAATCTTATACCGCCTTTATAGGGTCCTAGAGCACTGTTGTTTTGAACTCTATATCCTTCGAACACTACGAGCTTCCCATTATCCATTCTAACCGGTATGGAGACGATTAGAGAACGCTCCGGATACTTCAATCTTTCGTGAATATCGGGATCTAATTTTAGGATCTCGGCCGTAATTTCGAGCTGTTTTAAGGCATTTTCTAAAGGATTTATAACTTTACTCAAAGACCAGCACCATCACAACAGTAAAAATTTTTTATTTATTTATCTATTTCGCCATTTTGCAACTCTGTTAGATATTAACGCCGCAATTATACCAGCAGGTGTTCCACCATCTATATTCACAACCGCTAACCCTAAAGAACAGGATTGGAGCATGGCAATCAATGCACCGATTCCATGCCCTCCAAAACCGTAGCCAACCGATCTTGGAACAGCTATCACAGGAACGTTCACCATACTGCTGACCACCGAGGGTAATGCACCTTCTCTACCAGCCACTACGATGATTACATCTACATCCTTCTCAGCCATATTTTTAAGTGCAGGGAATAATCTATGAATGCCGGCGACACCTACATCGTACTCGGTGATAACTTCACAACCCATCTCTTCAGCCATAATCCTAGCCTCTTCAGCTACGGGGATATCTGCAGTGCCAGCTGCGATGATGCCGACCCTTCCTCCTGTCTCTCTCACCTTATAACCTTCCTTCTTTATTATTATGACCCTTGCATCACGATTTAGTGTAACATTAAAACCGTTACGAAATCTCCTCTTTACGATCCTAAATAACTTATCATCGACTCTACTGATGATCGCCCTTCCCTTCTTCTCTACAAAAGCTTCGGCGATGCGTAGAGTATCATTCACACTCTTGCCTTCTGCGAGGATGATCTCAGGAACTTCCTTTCTTTCTTCACGTGATATATCGATCTTCGCGATACGTCCGACCTCTTCGATGGCATTTAACCTTAAGAGTTTCTCAGCCTCATCTAATGAAATCTCGCCTTTAACCAATCTTTCCAGTATATCCCTCAATTAACTCACCCATCGATATGAAAAAGAAGCAAATGAAATTATAAAAAATAGGGGGTGTTATAAGCCAATGCTCGAGATAGCGGCCTTTATAGTCTCGACACCCTTCATAAATATCGATCTCTCTTCATCATTCAACTTCAACTCTATGATCCTCTCCACACCATCTTTACCGAGTACAACTGGTACACCAATACAGATTCCATTTACACCGTATTGACCATTGAGATAGGTCGATACGGGGTATACCGATTTTCTATCGTTCAGGATGGCATCTACCATCCTAACTACACTCTGAGCCGGCGCATACACAGTAGCACCTTTCAATGCTATCACTTCAGCAGCTATCTTTCTCGTCCTCTCGATCGCTTCTTTCACCTTCCCCTCATCTAAAATTTCTAGTATCGGTATACCACATACAGATGTATATCGGGCGAGGGGTAGCATAGATTCGCCATGTTCACCAATTACTAAGGCCTGTATGCTAGATGGTGCTATATTCAACATCTCGGCCAATATCGATCTGAATCTAGAAGAATCTAAAACCCCTCCCATCCCGAAGACTCTATTTGTAGGAAAGCCTGTAACCTTCAACGCTACGTAGGTCATGACATCTAGGGGGTTGGTGATCATCAATACCAAAGAGTTGGGTGCATACTTTGCGATCTCTTTCGATACCTGCTTAATAATCTCCGTATTTTTATTCAGTAGATCCATTCGAGTCATACCGGGTTTTCTAGGAAAGCCCGCACTGACGATTACAATATCTGATCCTGCCATATCTTTGTAATCGTTAGAACCTTTGACCTTTACATCAGTTCCTCTTGCTGCAGAGAATTGTCCTATATCTAGCGCTTCACCTTTAGGTAAACCTTCAATTATATCTATGAGTGTAACATCGTCCAAACCTTCTGCCACGATTTGTGTAGCGACCGTACTGCCGATCCTTCCACTACCGATTATCGTGATCAATTCCATAATCTTATGAAATTACTAAGATTTATCTGTTTTTGTAAACATAAAGGTTAAACCAAGATTGGTACTATTAAGATTGGGGTTAAGGATGCTCTCACGTAGATACATACCTTGGACGAGTATCAGGTCTTGGTCATGTCTGATGTGTGGGGAGTGCTGTAGACAATTTAAGATAATCCTCACACCTTACGATTACGCTAAAATCTCTAAAAGATTCGGTTATGAGTACATCTACATCGACAATCTAGGAAATCCCTGTATCAAAAAGGTTAATGATAATAGATGCGTATTCCAGAATGCGAGTAATCTTTGTTCATTACAACCACTAGGTATAAAACCCCTCGCATGTAAGATGTGGCCATTTATGATTCATAAAGATCCTAGGTTTGAACATAGAGATGCGCTCTTCCATTACAAAGGTGAAGATTACTATGTGTATGTCGATAGATCGTATCCTTGTCCAGGGATAGGTAAGGGAGATTCTGAGAAGTTGTACCGAACGATAGTCGAATTGATAGAGATCCAACACAACCCCTTAAAGCATCAATTATACTCTACATCGATGCGTAGATTAATAGAGAGCAAGAGTGTTGTGAAGCACGATCGTAAAAGTATCCTTGGTAATTAAATAAATTTATTTTATTCCATTTTGAAGAATACTTTGAGTTGAATATACTCGTCATCGATCCACAAGTGAGCGGTATATCTGGTGATATGATTTTAGCAGCCCTCATCGATCTCGGAGCGAATGAAAAAAGGGTGATCGATGCGATGAAATCGTCTGCAAATTATCTTAAGGGAGTAAAGGATCTTGAAGTAAATTTTCGTGATGTGAATAGGCACAATTTCAGGGGGAAGCAGCTCGATATGAAGGTCCATGAGATAAAGGAGGAGAGGTCTGGCAAAGAAATTAAAGAAGCGATCTTAAACACCGTTAAAGCCCTCTCACTCTCAGAAAGGGCAGTAAAATTCTCTGAATCAGTTATAGATACATTACTTTCAGCAGAGGCGAAGATTCATAATGTAGAACCTATAAATGTTCAACTTCACGAGTTGGGCTCTATAGATACAGTAGCAGATATCGTGGGAGTTACGGTAGCGGCCGAAGATCTCGGCCTATTCGATGGTTATGAAAGGTACTCAACCCCGATCGCTATAGGAGGCGGTATAATCAACATGGCACATGGGATCTTTCCTGTACCTAGCCCTTTAACACTCGAGATTCTGAGAGCTAAAGGATACATTATAGTGGGCGGGATGGTCGAAGCTGAATTGACCACTCCCACTGGAGCATCGATCCTTGTCAATCTCACAGATAAATGTGTTCCATTCTATCCGATGATGGTACCTTCAGCTATTGGTTATGGTGCTGGTGCAAAAGACTTTCAGAAAGTGCCCAATATACTCAGAGTAGTCATAGGTAAAGCTTTAGAATCAGAACCAACATGCATAGATGAAGTATCTATTCTTGAGACGAATGTAGACGATGTAAGTGGTGAAGTTCTGGGCCATACTGTAGAGAGGCTGCTTGAGGAAGGGGCTTACGATGTTTCATTCATTCCGATGTTCACGAAGAAGAACCGTCCAGGCTACATAATAAGGGTTATCGGTGACAAAATCGATGCGGTCAGGCTATCCAATATTCTATGTATGGAGACCGGTACGCTCGGTGTACGGATTTTAAATGCCACACGCCACATAGTCAATAGAGATATTATTCCTCTAGACATTCAATTTCGTGGAAAGAGATACGTGGTAAGGGTCAAATTGTCCAAGGATATTCACGGGAATATCATCCAAGTGAAGCCAGAGTACGAAGATGTGAAGAAGCTTTCGAAGGAATCTTCTATACCATTGAGGATTGTGATGGAAGAAGTAAGAGAAGAGGTTCGAAAGGAGCTTTCGAAGAAAGGTTATTAAATGGATATAACGCAGTTATTACCAATGTATAGATTAGACAATACTGTTGAGCAAAAGTTACAGAGGCTCATCGAGTGGTTCAAATCGAAGGGCAAAGTTTTGGTTGCACTTTCAGGTGGTGTAGATAGCTCTGTAGTAGCTGCTGTAGCAAAGCTAGCCCTAGATGATAAAGTGGTGGCAGTCACATCAAATTCAGAGATCAACGATCCGAATGATCTGGAGGATGCGGTTAAGATTGCCAAATTTATAGGGATACGCCACATAGTATTGAAGACGGAAGAGCTGCAGAATCCGTGCTTTGTATCGAACCCACCAAACCGTTGTTACTATTGTAAAAAAGAACTCATCTCTAAATTGAAAGAGATCGCTATGAGAGAAGGGGTGGATACGATCGTGGATGGTACGAATGCAGATGATGTAAAGACTCACCGCCCGGGTTTGATGGCACTCTATGAAGAAGGTATCTGTAGCCCATTGGCAGAAGTCGGTATAACTAAAGATGAAGTTAGAAAGATCGCGCTCTTTCTAAAATTACCGAATGCGCATAAACCATCGAATGCTTGCCTTTCATCACGCATCCCATACGGAGAGAATATCACCTATGAAAGGTTAAGGCGTATAGCCGAAGCTGAGGCATTCATAAAAGAGGTTGCGAATGTTAGAGTGTTGCGTGTTCGAGATCATAATGGAATTGCAAGGATAGAGGTGGGTAGAGATGAGCGTAAGAAACTCTTTAGTGAAGAATTGATGGAGAGTATCGATAAAAGGTTGAAAGAGCTCGGTTTTAAATATGTTACGATGGATCTCTTAGGATATAGGACTGGGAGTATGGATGAAGCCTTAGATAATCTAAAAAACTTGAGATAATTTTAATATTCATAATAACAATTCTATGAAAATTCATTTTATTCGAAGGGCATCAAGGTTAAATTATACCAAAGTAGTAAGTCAAAGATAGTCAAAGGGGGTTTTAGAGACTGAAGTATAGAAAAGGCATATTAGATGTAGAGACGATTAGAAAGGACTTCCCAATCTTAAGGCGAAGAATCAACGGTAAACCACTAATATACTTTGATAATGCAGCGACATCACAAAAGCCTAAACAGGTCATAAAGGCGATTTTAAAGTACTACTCACTCTACAATGCAAATATTCATAGAACTGTACATACACTGGGTGTAGAGGCTACCGAGGCCTATGAAAATGTCAGAGATAAAATCGCTAAATTCATCAATGCGAAGTATCGTGAAGAGGTCCTATTCGTCAGAAATACTACGGAAGCGATCAATCTGGTCGCTTTCAGTTGGGGTAGAGCGAATATCAGCAAGGGCGATACGATAGTATTGACCGAAATGGAGCACCATAGCAACATAGTGCCATGGCAGCTATTAGCGAGAGAAAAATCGGCCCATCTAAAGTATATAGGTATAACT
Coding sequences:
- the larB gene encoding nickel pincer cofactor biosynthesis protein LarB, which produces MRDILERLVKGEISLDEAEKLLRLNAIEEVGRIAKIDISREERKEVPEIILAEGKSVNDTLRIAEAFVEKKGRAIISRVDDKLFRIVKRRFRNGFNVTLNRDARVIIIKKEGYKVRETGGRVGIIAAGTADIPVAEEARIMAEEMGCEVITEYDVGVAGIHRLFPALKNMAEKDVDVIIVVAGREGALPSVVSSMVNVPVIAVPRSVGYGFGGHGIGALIAMLQSCSLGLAVVNIDGGTPAGIIAALISNRVAKWRNR
- a CDS encoding YkgJ family cysteine cluster protein, which encodes MVLLRLGLRMLSRRYIPWTSIRSWSCLMCGECCRQFKIILTPYDYAKISKRFGYEYIYIDNLGNPCIKKVNDNRCVFQNASNLCSLQPLGIKPLACKMWPFMIHKDPRFEHRDALFHYKGEDYYVYVDRSYPCPGIGKGDSEKLYRTIVELIEIQHNPLKHQLYSTSMRRLIESKSVVKHDRKSILGN
- the mdh gene encoding malate dehydrogenase, whose amino-acid sequence is MELITIIGSGRIGSTVATQIVAEGLDDVTLIDIIEGLPKGEALDIGQFSAARGTDVKVKGSNDYKDMAGSDIVIVSAGFPRKPGMTRMDLLNKNTEIIKQVSKEIAKYAPNSLVLMITNPLDVMTYVALKVTGFPTNRVFGMGGVLDSSRFRSILAEMLNIAPSSIQALVIGEHGESMLPLARYTSVCGIPILEILDEGKVKEAIERTRKIAAEVIALKGATVYAPAQSVVRMVDAILNDRKSVYPVSTYLNGQYGVNGICIGVPVVLGKDGVERIIELKLNDEERSIFMKGVETIKAAISSIGL
- the larC gene encoding nickel pincer cofactor biosynthesis protein LarC → MNILVIDPQVSGISGDMILAALIDLGANEKRVIDAMKSSANYLKGVKDLEVNFRDVNRHNFRGKQLDMKVHEIKEERSGKEIKEAILNTVKALSLSERAVKFSESVIDTLLSAEAKIHNVEPINVQLHELGSIDTVADIVGVTVAAEDLGLFDGYERYSTPIAIGGGIINMAHGIFPVPSPLTLEILRAKGYIIVGGMVEAELTTPTGASILVNLTDKCVPFYPMMVPSAIGYGAGAKDFQKVPNILRVVIGKALESEPTCIDEVSILETNVDDVSGEVLGHTVERLLEEGAYDVSFIPMFTKKNRPGYIIRVIGDKIDAVRLSNILCMETGTLGVRILNATRHIVNRDIIPLDIQFRGKRYVVRVKLSKDIHGNIIQVKPEYEDVKKLSKESSIPLRIVMEEVREEVRKELSKKGY
- a CDS encoding glutamate dehydrogenase — encoded protein: MSKVINPLENALKQLEITAEILKLDPDIHERLKYPERSLIVSIPVRMDNGKLVVFEGYRVQNNSALGPYKGGIRFHPEVDLETDMALAL
- the larE gene encoding ATP-dependent sacrificial sulfur transferase LarE; amino-acid sequence: MYRLDNTVEQKLQRLIEWFKSKGKVLVALSGGVDSSVVAAVAKLALDDKVVAVTSNSEINDPNDLEDAVKIAKFIGIRHIVLKTEELQNPCFVSNPPNRCYYCKKELISKLKEIAMREGVDTIVDGTNADDVKTHRPGLMALYEEGICSPLAEVGITKDEVRKIALFLKLPNAHKPSNACLSSRIPYGENITYERLRRIAEAEAFIKEVANVRVLRVRDHNGIARIEVGRDERKKLFSEELMESIDKRLKELGFKYVTMDLLGYRTGSMDEALDNLKNLR